The genomic DNA GAACATTCAGCGCACAGAACAAGTTCAAAGACTGGGCCTTCGCCGTTTAAGCGTGTTACCACTCTTAGCACCCAGGTGACCAGTGACAGAGAAGGTGGTCAAAGACGTGTAGGCTGCCCAGCATGTGACGGACCTCACTCCCTACTGAGATGCCAGATCTTCGAAAAGAAAACCTTCGAAGAACGATTACAAATCATGCGCAAAGCCCACCTGTGTCATAATTGCTTCAAGTATGGCCACATCGCTGTTGGGTGTTTAGCTAAAAGTGCCTGCCAAATACCAGGATGCACAAGAAGGCATCATACGCTGCTTCACCCTCCAGGTCAACAGCAGTCCTTGGTCAGCAGCGCTCACGTCCCGGTCGCCGAAAAACCAGTTGACAGTTCCTCGCCTATTTCTAGCGGGCAAACTCATAGTGCCTCTGCCAATGAAGGGAAAGTCTGTTTGAGAGTTGTTCCAGTGAAGGTACGAAGTCGAGACTCTGACAAAACGGTGGTGACCTACGCCCTTCTGGATAATGGTTCGGATGTATCGCTTTGCGACAACGACCTAGCTGTGAAACTTGGAGTGCAAGGAAAGctgaaaacgttttatttaactacacaagaaaaagaagacagtCCTAAACTTGGACGAGAAATCAGCCTGACAATTGAAGCACTTGATGGTGTCGAAAAGATAACAGTTCCAAGACTGTGGACCGTCGATAAGTTAAATGCCTCCAAACGAAGTATCCCATCTCAAGAAGACGTGAAACAATGGCCTCATTTACAAGACATCGTACTACCGAGCATTGATGAGAGCGAAATCAAATTGATTATTGGTAGCAACGTACCAGATGCTTTCTGGGTACTAGACGAAAGGCGTGGTGAAAGAGGAGAGCCATATGCCATACGTTCCCCCCTTGGCTGGACTCTGATAGGGCCAACAGACAGAGCTGAAAACAAAAGCTTCCATGTTAACTTTGTACGCCTAACAGAAGTCACCAAAAAGGATGATGATCGTTTAATGCATCAACTTGAACAGTTCTGGAAGATAGAGAACTATGGATTAAGTCCTAACTCAAAGGAGTCCATGTCGTTGGAGGACAAGAGAGCTCTTGCAGTTATGGAAAATTCAGCAACGATGGTAGATGGTCATTACCAGGTAGCACTACCTTGGAGAGAGCCGAATCCATATTTGCCTAACAATCGATCCATGGCAGAACGGCGGCTTTTCCTGCTGAAAAAAAGGTTACTGCAAGACAGCAAACTCTTTGATGGTTACAAAGCTACCATGGAAAACTACTTGGACAAAGGACATGCAAGAAGAGTGCCTGATCACGAGATGAATGCTCACGATAACCCATTGTGGTATTTGCCCCATCATCCGGTGTTTAACAAGCCAGGGAAGACGAGAGTGGTTTTTGATTGTGCAGCAAAATATGGAGGGACTAGTCTGAACGATCAACTTCTCAGTGGACCAGATTTAACCAATTCCATTGTCTGTGTGTTAACGAGATTCCGCGAAAACCCAGTTGCGTTAGCAGCGGACATAGAGTGTATCTTCCACCAAGTCAGAGTGCCGCTTGCTGACCGAGATGCGTTTAGATTTTTGTGGTGGCCAAACAGCGACCTCAGCCAGGATCCAGTCGACCATCGTATGGAGGTCCACCTCTTTGGCGCCACGTCGTCACCGAGTTGTTCTAATTTTGCATTAAGAAAAACAGCACAAGATAACAAAGATGAATTTGCCGAGGACATCGTGAAGACCGTTAAAAGAAATTTCTACGTAGATGACTGCCTCAAGTCGGTTGAATCCTCTGAAAGAGCTGTTGACCTAGCTGTTCAGCTTCGCAATCTTCTTGCAAAAGGCGGTTTCAGGCTTACAAAATGGCTATGTAATAGACCGGAAGTCTTGGAATCCATTCCAAAAGATGAAAGAGCTCCATCGGTGCTGGATCTCGATTTGGACAAAGACAAACTTCCCCTTCAGCGAGCGCTAGGGCTCAAGTGGGACATGGAGAGTGATAAGTTTACCTTTGCTGCGGTTCTCAAAGACAAGCCAAGTACCCGAAGAGGCATACTTTCCCTAACAAGTTCTATTTATGATCCACTTGGGTTCCTAGTGCCAATCATCCTACCAGCAAAGAAATTGTTGCAAGATCTATGTAAACAAAAACTAGGATGGGATGATCCAGTCAGCAAAGTGGAAAGTCAAAGGTGGGAAATATGGAAGGAGAAGTTGCCCAGTCTAGCAGGAATGGGAGTAAACAGATGCGTTAGGCCGATCGACTTTGGAGAACTGAGAAGTTTCGAGCTCCACAACTTCGCTGATGCTTCTCAAATCGCTTATGGAGCAGTTTCGTATTTAAGAATGACAGATGTTGAGAGCAAGATCCATTGTGCGTTTCTCATGGGAAAGTCGCGCCTGGCCCACCTGAAACCTATGACTGTTCCGAGACTGGAATTATTGGCCGCTGTTCTTGCCGTCCAGATAAACAAGACACTGGTTGAAGAGCTTGACATTCCAGTAACACGATCGATATTTTGGACTGACTCCACTTGCGTTCTCCAGTATATAAGAAACACATCGAAGAGATTTCACACATTTGTAGCTAACCGGCTGGCTGTCATTCATGAGAATTCCAAACCCCACCAATGGAGGCACGTTAGATCGGACCTTAACCCTGCAGATGATGCAAGCAGAGGCCTCACAATAGAAGAAATGCATGCGAAAGACAGATGTTTCGGAGGACCTCAGTTATTAAGGCAGAAAGAAGAATACTGGCCCCCTGATCTCATCCTCTGTCAACCGGAATTAACAGATGAAGATCCAAAATCAAACGTACCGTGCAACTTCGCTGTTTAGCGTTAACAAATAGTCAAGAAGTAGACGTTGTCTCAAGATTGATCGAACGATATTCTTCATCGGAGAAACTGAGAAAGGCCATAGCTTGGATTCTGCGATTCAAAATTTGGTTCATTGGAAGGTACCTTAGAAGTCCTGCTGCTGCTACAGGTACAACCTCGAGTGTTTTGTCCGTGGAAGAAGTTTGCTCTGCTGAGAAAGAAATATTCAAGCACGTGCAGAGAAGTGTGTTCCCAGAAGTCATTAAGGCCTTACAGCAATTAGACCAATCACATCCCCCCCGTGAAGTAAACTCTAAGCTAAAGAATTCCAAGATCCCAAGCTCTATGCGAAAACTTCACCCACAATTGGATGACAGTGGAATTCTCCGTGTAGGAGGAAGACTAGAAAATGCACAAGTTAACTATGAAATCAAGCATCCAATCATTATGCCCTACCGCCATCGTGTTACAGAGCTGATTATTCTCCAGCATCATCAACAAGTCGGTCATCTTGGCCAAGAATACGTCCTGTCCAGTCTGCGTCAACTTTATTGGATAATCAAGGGACGTTCAGCAGTGCGCCGAGTGATACGCGATTGTTTCCTTTGCAAGAAACTTGGTGCTATCAAAGGCGAGCAGTTGATGGCAAACTTGCCGAAGGAACGAGTGATACCAGGAGACCCGCCCTTTACACATGTAGGAGTAGATTACTTTGGTCCTCTCTATGTGCGCCAAGGCCGTTCAAGTGTGAAGCGTTATGGTTGCCTCTTCTCATGTCTCGTTATAAGAGCAGTCCATATTGAGATTGTCCATTCTCTTGATACAGACGCCTTCATAAACGCACTGCGCAGGTTAATCAATCTCAGAGGAAAACCAGAGACCATCTACAGTGACAACGGAACTAATCTTCGCGCAGGAGAAAGAGAAATCCGAGAATCTCTGGCGACCTGGAATCAAAGTTCCATTCACGAATTCCTTCGACAAAAAAACATCACTTGGAAATTCAATCCACCAGCTGCATCACACATGGGCGGCGTATTGGAGCGCATGATCAGATCCGTGCGTAAGATCCTCAGAGCGTTATTGGGCGAACAGCTGGTATCAGACGAATCGCTGAGAACCATGATGACTGAAGTTCAAAGCATTCTCAACAGCAGACCGTTGACCCCAGTAAGCAGTGATCCTAAAGACCTGGAGCCGATTACACCAAATCATTTGCTACTGTTAAGATCTAATGCAAACTTCCCCCCAGGTATCTTTTCCAAAGAAGACATGTACACCAGACGTCGCTGGCGACAAGTCCAATATATGTCCAACGTATTTTGGAAGCGCTGGTTAAAGGAATATTTACCAACGCTGCAAGAACGGAAAAAGTGGTTGAAGCCTCGTCGTTGCCTTTCTGTTGGTGATCTAGTACTGATTGTGGATGAGAACGTTCATCGTGGTAGATGGCCCCTGGCCAGAGTGATTGAAGTTTTTCAAGGAAAGGACGGATTTGTTCGATCCGCGAAAGTCCGCACGAGCTTAGCAACGTTTGTTCGACCAgttaccaaactttgtttcttAGAAAGCGACAAGGAACTTTCCCGCTGAAGAAGTGACACTGACATTTATCTTCACATCATCGAAGATTACTCAATGAGCGAGTCCTGTGCACTGTCTTATCATGAATTGTTCAAGAAATGAAAACTCGTTATGAACTTTgctcctattttttttttttttaattttttaatttaagtCTTGCGCTCGTGTCTTAAGTAAGGCTGGTAATGAACATTTAGCTTAAGTTGGTTCATTGGGGCCGGTATGTAGCCTCGAttcacaagtctttttgtttttagttgttttgtacTTGCATTTTTTCGTATTGTTCGTAATTAGTTTTCCTgttctttctttagtttttcgttcgttttttgtttctaattagtTTCGTTTGTTTCTACGTATTATGCAACTTGTGGTATTTCATGTATTGTTTCTTCACTctttttgtgtaattttaatATAAAAGTGTCGTTTGCGTATATTGTATTTAGTCATCGTAAAACCGGAGTGCCGCACAGATCTTGTAAGTTTAATCTTTCCATCTTAAGTGTAATCTTTTCTCTTCGTTTTTGTAGTTCATGTACTTTTCTTGTGTCCTTACGTAGgtttatatgtatttttatttcagtgAATCGTCAAAGTATAAAGTAGATTAAAAGAGTGTGCAAGGAGTATTTGGATAAACTTAAGAAGTTGCTGTCACAAAACGGTTACCCCGGGGTGTTGTTAATTATAACATGAATGTTTTCTTACAAAAGTAGCGAAACAAACCATTTACCCCAACCATCACAgttcccaaaaagaaaattttcttagTTTTACCTTATTTAGGGCTACAAAGCAAAATCGCTAGTAAACAAATTTTGTCGTGTATTAATAAATTCTACGGGTGCATTGACCTTAGAgtgatttttcaaagcactcgtcgCATGATGTGTTTCTTTCCTCACAAAGATAAACTTAGATTGTATATAGAGCTGCCTGTtgggactgcaatgatttttacattggaaaaactaaaagacgattgcatgacagaaaaactgatcaCTTTAAAGCATTAATTAATGGTCATCATTCGTCGGCTTTTGCGGACCAGTTACATCAACTGGTCAcagtttaaaatgggatcattttgaatttTAGCAAAAGGGCGATCCAAcactcactgtaaaataaaggagacactgttgatcgaagatttaaagccgaccttaaatgaatatgtcagcagcgaaaagctgtctttattagtttttgtcgcctctattgttacttaagTAATCCTGTATATATAAACTCCAATTTGGTATTAACcatcacttctgaagatgtatgcagaataatacgaaacgtcaagtaaaagataataataataataatactaataatactaataataataataataataataataataataataatcactttatttccatgataaaaatatttacaaacattaaaatatctccaaaaggtaagaactataaatttacaagcaattaagtatttctctgttttaaaacttcaaaaaaaagaaaataataataataataataataataataataataataatagtaacaaacttcattgagcactctttcatacaaacttgaatcttacatgtatctggtaaaaataaataataataatgataatgatataactcaaattaaattaaaatttaaatgccGGCGGTGGCGACATTAATCCGGCAATCGTCAAGAGAGTCTCCTATATTCCGGAAAGGTACTCGAGACCCTCTTCCCGGCTCGGCCAGACGGTAGATTAAAGATGTTTCTCCTGTAGTGGACAATTTCATCATAGATAGCATTTATTGAATTGCAGAAGCTTTCGTGGCTGATATCGCCCCATTTTTTGTTCTTAATTTCAGAGGGAAACACCTCGTAGTCGGGCAGGTTtggctttattttgttttgatctGGTAATTCGCTGGATGGTCCCGTGGGGGGTTGTTGGTTGCAATCGCGTGACTGATCGATTAGTAGGCTATGCAAATTCGATTGCGCTGAATTAGCATTTTCAACTTGGCGAAGACTTTGATTTCTTTGTGAGGCATCTTGAATATTATTTCCTTCGAGTACCAACTCTCTCTTGGCCGGCTCGCTCTCAGACCTGCTGCAGCCATCGGTTGAATCGTTGCATCTAAAAGTATTATTGGCGCTTGCTTTCTCAAGTCTAGCGGCTTGCGTTGTTAAATTGTGGCTTTTAAAACCAAGGTGTGCGTAGCCTTTCGCCTCCCATAACTCAGTCATTACTTCAATATAACCTTTCTTTCTTCCACCACTATTAAGAGGCGCATGGTTCGACGAAACCAGACTCTGTGCAGTTTTTTTACATTCGAGGAGGTCCTCATTCATTTGGTCTGTCCATTTCCTTCGAGCCATGATATTTTTTGGGGAGCTATTCCTTACACGTCCACCATGTCCACCATGTCCaccacataataataataataataataataataataataatttttatataGCGCCTGTATAAAACTTCTACGCGCTTTACAATTTAtaggaaaaaaagttaaattgtTAAAATATGTACAAAGTCATAATGCTACtataataatttttgttaaaatgtcCTTAAAAATGTCAGAAATTTTTACGAATGTCTATAATAAGATTatataacaaaattaaagaatgaaGTTATACTGTTTGTCCTAGAGACGCAATCAAGTAAAAAGCTTAGCTCGAACGGAGTCCTCTTGAGTATTGAGTGAAGGCTTAGGTTCCTTAATGAAAACTTTTCATAAAGAAGACAATCAAACTTAGTTTGGCATTTCGTAAGAATAGAGAAATGACTGCTAAAACTGGAGGTGTCAATACCTCCATGGATATTAATATCCATGGTTGGTATTCACACCTCCAGTTTTAATCTCTTCCTCTCTTCCAAAATCTCTTCTAATAAAAGTGGCCTTGGATATTAGATTTCGTCATAAAAAGCTTCTTTAAAAAGGAGggataaaaaataagaacgacgtttcgaccgctccacggtcattttcaagttagagTTCGTTAATTTAAATTTCCAcatatatacaatttctgaaagAATGGAATGAAGGTAAAAGCTAAGTATTTACATTGacagaatgcaaaaatggccgccaacaaattattcttttgtctttgtgttaattagcttaacagcctcgttttacagctcaaattctttcaattttacgccTGTGAaagaggctagttaggctaattaacacacaaaagaataatttggccggcggccatttttgcattcggtcaatacgaacaataaaaataacagaaagCGAAAATAAAGTGTAAATAAGAGGTGAAAAGAATGAATACTATTGGAAGTGTTTTAACACTTCGCTTAAAAGCAAACAGCTTTGCGCGGATagaatcactttgtttgtttaattttggcttaaggtcccaaataaaaaaatatttaaaaaatcaaacaatcgaACTTGTTCGAGCACTTCCTCAGGACGATTTCACATGGCTCGATTCCACGTTGTTCTCTCACATGATTACCGATCGTTTATGCTCCTCGACACGTTGATAAATCTGCATCACAGATCACACTGAAAGGAATATACAACGTTTTGCTGGTTGACAATTGGAGGTTTAGGTTCCTTAGCTTTAAGctcatctttgatcttgcggctTGCAAAGATGCATTTCGGTAAGTATCTTTCGGCTAAGGTCACTTAGTTGCTCGTGTAGTTTGTTTGCTGATCTCTGATCTTTGTAGGGCATGTGTATTCTAATGAAAATTTCACCTGCTTGTTGCGGGGGGCGTGTGCTCCCCGTCACCTTCAAAGAATACCCCgttaaatacataaataaatacatacttaattgaccgctccccatagggtcttttcagggccaatgaaacaatcaacgaaacaacagaacacaacaacaactgttaagaatcccaacgggccggaggcaaaccagttggctatttacaagtgcagcctagaagttgaaccaggcccaaattcagcgagtggtcacaccgggtcttgaacccgggatccccggatttCAAGGCAAGTACCCTACCCACTGGGCCActgttcttattttttatcgctcgtttttataactaaATGTTTTAGTAAGAACTTATTACTTCTTTAAAACGGTgtagttttacttttttttaattatcaaGGTTTTCAGTCTCTCTCATGTGTAGAGGAATATTGTCCCATATTTGTGGGCCCGCCACTGAAAATGCACGATCACCAGATGttttttaacaacaacaacaacaacaacaacaatacctTATTTCACCCCATAGTTACAATAaactaataacaattattcaataattatacaataataacaataatacagCAGATAATAGGGGTGCTGGCTGCCCGAAATaacttaaaagttaaaaatgccGGGCAGCcagttaaaagaaaagatgTTAAAATTTTCAGGTCAGGGACACAAGAATAAACAAATATAGATACACACAAAAATAGAGATAAATAGAGTTAAGGaggttcgcgcccattgctactgcgcatccttacagcgcacgcaaattcacatgccacgtcatgcatcgagcgcgcgcgctaaatactaaaatgaacaatgataggggaaatgcccattgctatagctttgcttggatttaacgatcctggttgttcggtgacccctacttttcttttcagaaacagatttcatttacaattgtccaaaaatgaagaaaaaatctATATGGGAAGTTAAAAgtatttcaagatttctgtcctcgggacatggaatacTGCCATCTTGAGGCTgaaaggcgcatgaaactatggttaCTAAATGCgtcttgttctttaaggaacctcaacagttaactaaatttaCTTGATGGGTCcccttgatgggtccacttaaacaaagttcacttcaaagatgtaattgcagtatttttgggcttacagacactgtatGCTAAAGAAgctggattttttcagatttagggtgttcttccgggcaagttctctccaaaacgaagttggtgaccccccattttttttacatttctgacatcactaactcatcattttttaatggtaaaatttgcaggaaaacatcaatgttagaaaattttcgcgcgaccGTCCTTAAGTAAACTACCAGTATCTTAATGTGACTAAAATTCTTACATTTCAAAAGagtattattatttcaaaagagaattttttatttcttatcttaaaattacaaaatcgatGTATAGATGTCTAGtaatcattttcttttaaacaaagACAATGGTGATGATTTTAAAATATCTTCGTCAATGGGATTCTTAACTGATGGACCTTGGAATCTGATATTGAATATTCCGTAATTTGTTCTTGCTTTTGGGAGATAATAAGACTGTTTTGCAGCAAGCCTTGTATTACAGTTATGGATCTGTgttattttagtgaaaaaagaaataaagacagGTGGTAGTAATTGGTTATGATATACATACATAAAGATTGCTAAATAAGAGGTTACTAGGTCCGgaaattttataatttcaagAGATTTAAACAAGGGACTAGAGTGCTCATcgctttgtgttgcttgtaTTGCTTTTTTGCATTGCTGTTTTGCATCTTGTTCGAGGAATGATCAAAAGGTTTTCGTTGTTATTACTCAGGGAACAGCGTGATATAGGCTTTGATTCTTTGATTGTAACATCCCACTCAGATAGGATGGCGGCATTCCTTTGAGGGCTTTGAATGCTAGTAAAGCGATTTTGAACTTTACTCGAAAACCAATTGGAAGCCAATATAGACTCAGAGTCTTCAGGACTGATGTTATATGACTGTATCTAGGGACCTGTTGAGTAACACGTGAAGCTGCATTAAAGGATggtgcctgctattgttattgcgcatacgttctgcgtatcTCGAGAAACtcggtttcctatcggtgatgcttaataatacagggatatttttgcgcagtttaaaactatccgaagaAAGTAGATCTCGGGACgtaatcttggtatccaaaaggaaaattgggggtagccaatttagcttcaatttgagaaagaacaccatacattgctttgtattttaaagctctttacaagtattattcgtgaattatctttgaaaaatgtatggttacccccaattttctttttggatttcaataacacttgttaagatctacttttcctgcataatcataaaccggggcaagaatatctttgaattagtagacaccgtccttaagactTTTTGAAGTCGATCTATTCAGGGCGGATCCAGAAAGAGTGcactcccccttcccccacacGCCCAAATGtatttgaaataagaaaagctCTGAAACTGAACTAATCATTACCTTAAAAAGGCCGCCTGATGCACACTGGACCATTTGAAAGTCGATTGGTTACAGAAGTTCTTTAAATACATCAGTGGGGAGTAAACCACAATAAGAAAACCTGTCCACAAGAAATATTTCTGACCTGGCGGTTTGCAGAACCGAATAATTTGGATTCTGTAGTGCAGTGCGGCCTTGGGCGGAGATAAAATGTGGCTATATATATAGATCTAAAATTGTGTATATTGGTATATTGTAACTTGCGTAGAATTTTCTTATAAACAGGAAGGCGATAAAATATAACCTACAGTTATTGATCACCTGgcttcagttgttcaaaggtggataacgctatccaccggataaatcactatccattggatagcgcaaattgatttcgctattacttatcctttggatagtgatttatcctgcGGATAGCGCtaatccatcgtttgaacaactggggcctggtttacgagtcaagtcaagtcaagtcaattttatttaacttacaCAGAATATTGCATGTGTACATAAAGTTAGAATGATTTTACAATATTGTTTAACAAAAATAGAAGAAGAAGGGAAAGTAAGTTTGATAATATGTTGTTACGGTGtagagtttgggacacctaaacAGTTATAGTAAACTAATCGAGTAGGTGCCCCAAATTAATTACATCATAAGCAAAAGGAATAGAgttaaataacattttttttgttgaaaagtaTTACTTCTTGTACTAACTACTAACATTACACTTGTTGAACATATTAACGTAAAATTACTTAGCTTAAGAATCAAATCAACGAAAATACAAATCTACAAAAACATCCAGTCACATTCAAACAGATACAACATTAAAATTATGTACAAAATtaagttaattaattatcaGTATCCTTGTTATACCTGTCAGTCATAGAGTTCTTATCGTTTTGACAGAATCTGGAAAAATGAGTAATGTGCTTTACATCAAGAGGCAATGAATTCCAAAGTTTAGCACCAGAAAAACAAAGACTTGGTTTACAAAAAGGTTATCATTATTTGATTGACGTTTATGATATGGTTGAGCAGGGGATATTGGCTTGAAGTAATCAGCAAAACAAGATGGAGTTAatttatgaaaccactgataaaaaaagaaagaatttcaaTATGGACTATAtcacaaaattttaaaagatttagGGATTTGAGCAATGGCTCTGAATGTGATGCGGGTTCAGAAAATGTCATAATTCCGACTAAACGCTTTTGCAAAGTGGTCACAGTATTTAGGTAGGTTGGGTATGTTAGACCCCAAACATGGACACCGTAAGTAAAAAAAGGATAAATTAGAGAATTATAAAGCATTTTTAATAGATCAATATTAACATACCCGGTAGTACCTCAATTTTGAGACGATTCCTACAGTTTTTGAAAGTTCCAGACAAAGCTCATCAATGTGACTTTTCCAAGTTAGACTAGCATCAAAAGTAACACCAAGATATTTAACTGTAGATACTTGCTGAATATTTGCCCCATTAATTTTCAGACTAAACGTCTTATAAGGTTTCAGTTTTTTAGAGTGAAAGAGAATGAAACAACTTCCAGTCGGTTGGATTTCATCCACTCAGCAACTGCAATGAGCTCATGATTTAGCTTAAGATCAAGATCAATCAGGTTCTTGCATGCACAGTGTACATTAGTATCATCGGAAAAAAGGTGAAACGTAAGTGATTCTGAGGCATTAGGTAAGTCATTAAtatagaattttcggaacatttgttgtaaaatttcttgcttgcctgcctgtcctaggattttcgaacatctaaaaaatcgTTCCTTTggcatcgtcatcatcatcatcatcatgcgGACGCATCCGAGAATGAGTTAACAATGCTATTCCAAGAAACTCTATCAGCCATCAAATTTGGGAGATTATTTATATCTTGATTGATGTCCCTTGCTATACAGTCAATGTAGTTGAAAGGTCTTCTTCCTCTAGATGTGCGTGGAAACCTCATGCAAATGACGTCAGAGATTATTTGGTCTTTGGATCGATAGCATTGGCCTGCAAATCTGGCTCGGCGTTGAGCAAGGATGGACGATATTTGTGGAATACCATCGTAGATGTCTGCCTTGGTTTTATGTTCGCGCCATGATATATTCTGAGCCCTCATTAACAGTTGGCAACTGCAGCTGCTTTCCTTTTTCTATtccttttaaatacaaagcctATACCTTCATTGGTACAACTGTTTGTAAAACACAGTGCAGAACAGTCATGCGCATACAGCATCCTTCGTCTTTTTACGGAATAAAATGCGACGCCTGTAACGTCTTTCAGTATATCTGTTTGAAGCTAGTTTATAAGGACCGCTGATTCGAACAACGTTGGATAATTTTCTGATTGTCAAtgtttattaaagaaaatatatttaagTAACAGAGCTCAAAGTGCCATCCGAcacattttaccaaaaaaaaaaaaaaaaaaaattataaaaggaaggggggg from Montipora capricornis isolate CH-2021 chromosome 2, ASM3666992v2, whole genome shotgun sequence includes the following:
- the LOC138032200 gene encoding uncharacterized protein — encoded protein: MATTYYDQIDGVAMGSPLGLVLANIFMCHFEESLRLKNSRSGYLSKVTQLFRSIEELQQDTRNVDEVSEKILALEEAFGRFQRAHFEYVATLRDDPEEWDEEARYFREHCRRRVEFEQSVKQWIDSAAPVAKTQEVLDIAPEDSINAATGEKHRLLRQEEEIKLQRQILDAQYEIEQADLRVELFETEENTGLTQPRFVSSKFFPCTEESKFASQPEVVKTEEWEPRSYLPREIDRNYYSEEFVPRGEPLANDERSSNPLPIDLLDRMALTIKQGFALPKPELPTFDGNPLEYWNFIKSFETNIERNATSESEKLMYLLQYTSGDARKTIKCCLVMDQSVGYQNAKKLLKERFGHPFVIASKYVAKLTEGPPLKPTDRSGLLTFADQLKDCEHTLRSIGYLDEVNSADNLRRIVQKLPFHLRAKFIEVADGIQQSGQRTNIGHIADFVKVKARAANNPVFGSIIDVVRDRAEHSAHRTSSKTGPSPFKRVTTLSTQVTSDREGGQRRVGCPACDGPHSLLRCQIFEKKTFEERLQIMRKAHLCHNCFKYGHIAVGCLAKSACQIPGCTRRHHTLLHPPGQQQSLVSSAHVPVAEKPVDSSSPISSGQTHSASANEGKVCLRVVPVKVRSRDSDKTVVTYALLDNGSDVSLCDNDLAVKLGVQGKLKTFYLTTQEKEDSPKLGREISLTIEALDGVEKITVPRLWTVDKLNASKRSIPSQEDVKQWPHLQDIVLPSIDESEIKLIIGSNVPDAFWVLDERRGERGEPYAIRSPLGWTLIGPTDRAENKSFHVNFVRLTEVTKKDDDRLMHQLEQFWKIENYGLSPNSKESMSLEDKRALAVMENSATMVDGHYQVALPWREPNPYLPNNRSMAERRLFLLKKRLLQDSKLFDGYKATMENYLDKGHARRVPDHEMNAHDNPLWYLPHHPVFNKPGKTRVVFDCAAKYGGTSLNDQLLSGPDLTNSIVCVLTRFRENPVALAADIECIFHQVRVPLADRDAFRFLWWPNSDLSQDPVDHRMEVHLFGATSSPSCSNFALRKTAQDNKDEFAEDIVKTVKRNFYVDDCLKSVESSERAVDLAVQLRNLLAKGGFRLTKWLCNRPEVLESIPKDERAPSVLDLDLDKDKLPLQRALGLKWDMESDKFTFAAVLKDKPSTRRGILSLTSSIYDPLGFLVPIILPAKKLLQDLCKQKLGWDDPVSKVESQRWEIWKEKLPSLAGMGVNRCVRPIDFGELRSFELHNFADASQIAYGAVSYLRMTDVESKIHCAFLMGKSRLAHLKPMTVPRLELLAAVLAVQINKTLVEELDIPVTRSIFWTDSTCVLQYIRNTSKRFHTFVANRLAVIHENSKPHQWRHVRSDLNPADDASRGLTIEEMHAKDRCFGGPQLLRQKEEYWPPDLILCQPELTDEDPKSNVPCNFAV